In Thamnophis elegans isolate rThaEle1 chromosome 4, rThaEle1.pri, whole genome shotgun sequence, the following proteins share a genomic window:
- the EPCAM gene encoding epithelial cell adhesion molecule, whose product MGFPPRAVFLLGALLALAATAWSQEGCSCDMNKRTNCSIGANGACQCKSIGQLDITVNCQTLTSKCLLMKAEVTGLKSGRSQRPEHAHADNDGIYDPECDAKGNFKAKQCNGTKTCWCVNSAGVRRTEKSDKNITCEEVVRTSWIIIEAKYDTNKDEASLESTIGKNFKELYFLDEKHIKVKYEKPFISVHLKQNASEKRNTDVDIADVAYYFEKDVKGDSVVNSNVERKPLRFENTIIYYVDEKRPEFTMKRLTPGIIAVIVVVVLAIVAGILVLIFTRRKRGKYEKAEVKEMNEIQRGLNS is encoded by the exons ATGGGATTTCCGCCTAGGGCTGTTTTCCTTCTGGGAGCGCTTTTGGCGCTCGCCGCTACGGCGTGGAGCCAAG AAGGATGCTCATGTGACATGAACAAACGGACAAATTGTTCTATAGGTGCTAATGGTGCATGCCAGTGTAAATCAATTGGACAATTGGATATCACAGTGAACTGTCAGACAC tgaCTTCAAAATGCCTATTGATGAAAGCAGAAGTGACTGGCTTAAAATCAGGTAGAAGTCAAAGACCAGAACATGCACATGCAGACAATGATGGCATATATGATCCAGAATGTGATGCAAAGGGCAATTTCAAAGCGAAACAGTGCAATGGAACAAAGACTTGCTGGTGTGTGAACAGTGCTGGAGTACGAAGAACTGAAAAGAGTGATAAAAATATTACATGCGAAGAAGTAGTAAGGACAAG ctGGATTATTATTGAAGCAAAGTATGACACTAATAAAGATGAAGCTTCTCTTGAAAG TACTATTGGAAAAAACTTCAAGGAACTTTACTTTTTGGATGAAAAACACATAAAGGTTAAA tatgAGAAACCTTTCATTAGTGTCCATCTCAAACAAAATgcttcagaaaaaagaaatactgatGTGGATATAGCTGATGTAGCATATTATTTTGAGAAAGAT GTCAAAGGGGATTCGGTTGTCAATTCAAATGTTGAAAGAAAACCCCTTCGATTTGAGAACACAATTATATATTATGTTGATGAAAAAAGACCAGAGTTTACAATGAAACGTTTGACTCCTGGAATTATTGCTGTAATTGTGGTTGTAGTCCTGGCAATAGTGGCTGGTATTCTTGTACTG ATATTTACCCGAAGAAAGAGGGGCAAGTATGAAAAAGCTGAG gTAAAGGAAATGAATGAAATACAGAGAGGACTAAACTCGTAA